The DNA sequence GAGACCGTGACTCTACCAATTGAGCTATCGACCTAAGCGGATTTCCTTACTTGGATTCCTTGTGAACGGTATGCTTGCGGCAGAAGCGGCAGTACTTCTTGTATTCCACGCGGGAAGGGTGAAGAC is a window from the Fibrobacter sp. genome containing:
- the rpmG gene encoding 50S ribosomal protein L33, whose protein sequence is MPRELIVLECTECNQRNYDCDKNKRLHPSRVEYKKYCRFCRKHTVHKESK